The Phragmites australis chromosome 1, lpPhrAust1.1, whole genome shotgun sequence genomic interval aaattcaaaaaaaaaatcacaaaaaattctaaaaaaaactagagacaattctaagaccttctatgaaatttgttttcaaaaataatatcatttgcattatatttcatggagaggaagtttggaaaaaaaagagaaatgtgcagttcatttattaactcatgttattttaactttgtcatgtctaccattatttttactacacaaataattgtttaagtaaactaataaaagtgttttcactaattttggaggtgttatggattagttatgaattaatctatctgcaacacatttactcgattctgcacgttacaataactatttcaaaatttcatgtatttttagaagatagaggatcatgtaagaagactaaaaaaatttgtttcatgttttttggattagtaaataattaactatgcatttaactcgaattaataaatgagctgcacgttttttttaacttactctccatgaaatatgatgcaaaggatattatttttgaaaacaaatttcacaataggtcttagaattgtctctattctttttagaattttttgtgattttgtttaattttttttgaattttttgaggtgtttttgcaataaaaccaaacctttagggttttttttttgcaacaaaacaacttttgggggggaaagtcaaaatccaagtgacttttggggtttttttttgcatttttccctatgATCGTAGTATAATTTGGCTAACTACTATTCAATTGCCTGGTCATTTTTATCTACTGGTTCAGTTgtctagttttagtactgtttggtggtTTTATTGCAGTTCCAATCACCTTCTTTTATTATTACATAGGTCCCATCGGAAATAGCATGTGTAGCTTCCTTTCAAATTAAATGGCACCGCTGCTGAACTTTTCTAGATAGTTTTAGACTTCTAGAGTTGGCAATTTGGCATCGCGTTGGCATGGCATGAATAGAGATTTGCTGTTCTGGGTGGGCAGTGGGCTCACTCTTGGATGGGTTGCTTTCATAGCTTAAATGTGCAACCATAACCGTATAATCACGTCCTCTTCTTTCCCGACCTGTTCTGCTTTAATTGTAGCATTACCTTGACCATGTTTGGGCAGGGACTAGACTACTGAACATTTCTATGTGGCTTGACAATGTGAACTTAGATACATGATCCTAAAGTTCAGCATTGTGTGATAATTTTGGTGGTTATCTCCACCCTCATCCACAGCATCGGACTACTACCAGTTTGATGATTTGCTAACCAGTGAAGAGCGGTCTATCAGAAAGAAGGTCAGGGGTATTATGGAGAAAGAAATTGCGCCCATTATGGCAGTGGTATGTTAAAAATTTAACTAGTCTATTTGTCTATGCATTCTGTAATGACTACTGTCTGGAATTGTTTGTTTATCACATAAATCATAGCCAGACATGCCTTCATTTCTAGATAACTTGTTAGACTGCATCGCAGTTTACTTATCCATAAATCACATTCTTACTATAGTTTGTATTAACACAGTTCTTGGTTATCCTTTTATATACGATAACAtagtttttttgttgatttgctACTTCAGTACTGGGAAAAGGCAGAGTTTCCATTTAATGCCATTCCTAACCTTGCAAGCCTTGGTGTTGCTGGAGGTACAATAAAGGTAATGAATTCTCTACATTGCAGTTACCTTTTTACATTGCAGTTACCTTTTTATTTGGAAATTAGCTTTCCCTGTATGGATAATTTTATTGCAATCTGTGGGTTAGTCAATTTAAGCTCAGCATATATCTATGAACCATGTCTTTTTGCTGTTAAGTTGAATGGAGCAAGTATGTTGAGGGTTTGCTTCAGTACGCCACCTTAAGAAAAGTTTACTATTTTTAAAAGAGTCATATGTGGAAATGGTGTCGACCCATTACTTTTCATGAGGATAACATTGCCAATTGCCAAAccttttcacatttttttatcaCTTAATATAAACATGATTGTTTACGTTTGTTGTGTTGTTTCGATGTTTCAATGCTCCAACATTTGTCAAATTTAATGCGAGTCTTTGGCTTACTACAGGGTTATGGGTGCCCAGGACTTTCAATTACAGCAAGCGCTGTTACTACGGCAGAAATTGCACGGGTAGATGCGAGCTGTTCCACATTTATACTGGTGCACTCCTCTCTTGCAATGGTGACAATAGGTTCAAAAGCTGCatttctttttaattgataCTATCCGGGTTAAGAAGTTTTACCAACTACCAAGATCGATTATGCTAGAGCTGAACCGTTCTTGCTCTGTTTTTTCTGGAGAACAGCTCTTTGTGGATCTGAGGCTCAGAAGCAGAAGTACTTGCCATCCCTTGCTCAACTTACTACTGTTGGTTGTTGGGTAAGTTACAATACTCTACATTCTGATGCCCATACCAACTCATACAAATGACTAAATGACAAGAGTCTCCTCCTAATTCTTTCTCCTTTCTGTAGGCATTGACAGAGCCAAATCATGGAAGTGATGCAAGTTCCTTGATAACTACAGCGACAAAGGTTAAGCCTTTGAAGCATTAGAATTTTTCTAATAATCTACAAAGAAGGATTTCCAATACAGTTTATACAAGTATATTGCTTTGGTTCAGTTTATAGATGTATTGCAGCAGGGGAGCATGACAAAGCATTTCACAGGATGGCCTATGATATTTGGCCCACGGCAAACCCTTATATAGAGAAACCATGGCAATTAGGATCTCAAGATACCAAAGTGGCTGTATTTCATTCTATTCCACTTCCAATTGAGACACCACAATGTATGGGCATATTTTCATTCCTTCCTATTTTGTAGGGATTTAGGTTAGTTTTCATTTGCTGCCTTCTTGCAGCAAAAGTGAAGAACAGGATTATATACAGTTATAAGGTCACTACTATTGAATGTATTTTCCTTATTGAGCCCTAAAGCCCAGCACTAGTTTTGACATCTGGCCATTGATCTGCCTGCATGCATAGATCAGATAAAAAGCATCTTCTTCGAAAAAGCATATGAACATAAGAATGTGACCATAAACTTCTCTTATTAAACCCAAAACCTACAGATCTGGTAGGAACACACTGCAAGCCTGTTCAGATGGTATTGCTTGGTTAAGTTTTGGGGTgcaaattgcaatgtgcaatgACTGAACACCTGTTGCAATTCCATATTTGACTCTTTTGTCATGCTCCTCAATTGCAATACTATTAAAATTGATATTCTTGATGTATTTTCGGATATTTCtggattatttatttttattggcaAGCTGTAGCATGTACCTTAAATGTTGGCTTATTGTGGAACAGGCAAATGGTGGATGGCACATAGATGGTCAAAAACGCTGGATAGGTAACAGTACCTTTGCAGATGTGCTCGTGGTATTAGCTAGGAATGCAGATACAAAACAACTAAATGGGTAAATCATCTTGTCTTGGACCATTGATGAACTTTCTGTTTGAAGCATCAAACTGAGCAATGCATTTAAATGTGTCTAGATTTATTGTGAGGAGAGGAGCTCCAGGCTTGAAAGCTACAAAGATCGAGAACAAGATTGGTCTTAGGATGGTTCAGAATGGTGATATTGTTTTTAATAAAGTGTTTGTTCCTGAGGAAGACCGATTGCCAGGCGTTAATTCATTTCAAGATATAAGCAAGGTACTGGTCACATTTTTCTGGTTTTAAATTACTATGTTGTTCAGTGTAGTAATCCAGTTCCCTTGCAAACTTTTCACTACTCAATCAGGTCCTTGCTATTTCACGTATTATGGTGGCATGGCAACCAATTGGCATATCAATGGGGGTCTTTGATGTGTGCCATCGGTACGGACCACCATATGATCTTGTACTTCTTTTGTCAATGGCAGTTATTTTACTTTTCATCTAAATTGAAACAGGTATCTGAAAGAAAGGAAACAGTTTGGAGTTCCTCTAGCCGCTTTTCAGCTGAACCAAGAAAAACTTGTCCGGATACTTGGTAACATCCAATCAATGCTGCTTGTTGGCTGGCGTCTATGCAAGCTTTATGAGTCAGGGAAAATGACACCAGGCCATGCTAGCCTAGGAAAGGTTTGTGACTCAGCTAGCAAATGCACTCGACCTATTAACTATGTGTTGCTTTGATACGTCAGAAGTTTAACATTTTATTCCTGGCTGTCAATTTAGGCTTGGAACTCCAGAATGGCCCGTGAGGTGGTATCTCTTGGTCGAGAATTGTTGGGTGGAAATGGAATTTTGACCGATTTCCTAGTAGCGAAGGTAGAGAGACCTGATATTGAAATATGCGCGCCTTATACCCCAACCATTCATAAAGCCTTCTAATTATTTTCATAACTGACACAATCTTTACAGGCGTTCTGCGATCTGGAGCCTATTTACTCATATGAAGGCACATACGACATCAATAGCCTGGTGACTGGCAGAGAGATCACCGGGATCGCCAGCTTCAAACCTGCTGCGTTAGCGAAAGCCCGGTTGTAATTTTCCAAAGATAAACGGCATCCTTCTCATCCTGCAGCTGTGAGAAGCAAATAAATCAGGGCCTCCCAACGTTCTGATGGTTGGAAGCGTTGTAAATTTGTGTCTGGTggaggataaaaaaaaatgctcaaaGATATTAGTTCCGCCTTGTAAACTGAATCTTCCTGTGTTTTCCTTCTTTCCCCCGAACTAGGATAGGAGGGAACCTGGCCTCACAGGCCAATCTCGTGTGTTTTATTGCTGCGCACCATGTGAGCTTGAATAAAAAAAAGGTCAAATACAGGAGTATAGATGGTGTATCTCGCCTTTCTGGCTAGATGATGTATATGCTTTGGCTAACGTGCGAGAGTGACCTGACAGCACTAACCCCATTTGAGTGCAAGCAGGCGATAGCTTTATGCGCCAAACCAGAGGCGATGAAGGTGACGTGAGCGCCTGTCCCTCCATCTCTTCTTGCAAGTATATCTGAGCTACAGAGTAACTATATACTTTCTTGCAAGTATATCTACTCTGTATCCTTTTAGTTTGTACCTGTATTTGTACGCGTCGGTGTTTGTTTTCCTTGCAGGGTAATACAGATACGTATCTTAAAAAAAGTATATCAGGTGCGAAAGCAAATTGCGTTTTTTTTATTACTAGTTTGATGTACATACTTCGCATATAGGCGGGAGCGTGTGCCGCCAGCACATGGGAAGCGGGTCCACACGGGAGTGCGAGAGCGTGGACGGGAGAGTGGAGCGGAACACAAAGGTGAGCGGGATTTTCGGAGTAAAACGTTGGGTGAGCGGAAAAGAAAGTGTAGatgttttttaagtagtataTAGATAAGGAAAAGCAAATTGCGTTTGTAGCCGCACGGGCTAGTACCTTTCGTGGCGGCATCCATCTACATCAACCCAAGCATCCAGCCAGCAACCAGGACCCATTGGTGGTGGATGCTCGGGCCCGAGGTGGGTGGGTTCGGTGGCTCCGTGTCCGTGGAGCAGGCGGGCGGCGGCGACCTCTCCACGCGGCCGGTCAGCCCACATCCCCATCCCACGCGTGCCGGCGTGAACGACGCGCCCTCTGGCGCTGCAGGCTTCCAGGCGGACGGGTGGACTCACATGGCGAAAAGCAAAAGCCCATGTGGAGTTCGCGCCGCTGctcgcgtgcgtgcgtgcgtgcccGGCCCGCTGCCCCGGTGGTCCTACTCCTCCTCCACGTGAGCCGTTGCGTCGCAAGGCGTGACGCGCCTGCCTGGTTGCCGCGATAACTACGCGGTCGCGGGGGGTGGCGCTGCGGTGGGCGATAGCGTCTGTCTCGTGTTGGTGCCGTTGCCCCGGACCCGGCCACGTTTCCTTTCCCCCCCTGCGGCTCTCGCCGCTTTTGTACCACCGCTCCTTGCCTGGCGGGCCAAGCTTGCCGTCTTCTGCACAGCACGTCCCATTTGGCAAATAGTATATAGGGCTCTGTTTGGTTAGGtttaggttttttatttttttcaaagctatttttcttgcttttggtttctggtttttagcttttttctattgatttttataatacaTTTTAAGCTTTTAAGCGcatgaaaaactaaaaaacctGTCTCAATTAACTTATCACTTTTTAGTTATTTTCTTTAGAAACTaacttttcaattttttaaaaaccatTCAGCCGGTGGACACAAGATTCAAACAAGCGATCCTGCCCATGGCTCGTGGATGCGTGGGCCCACCTTCAGGAGAACGGTGCGTGCATGTATTGGGGAGAGGAGACTGGACTCGAGGAGAGCCAATGGACATCCAAAAGCTTATCCGCGTAGGTGATCGATGGGACTTTTCACGGGAGGGAGTAGAAGGTCAACATAGCACTCGGCAGCTCTGCGCCGGCCGCGGCCCATCGGTTTTCCGGTCCCATCGATCGATAGAAAGAAACCGagtcttttctatttttctctcctCCCGTCAGGATGGAATCCAATGCCAGTTTTCACCCTGCTCCAAGTTTGAAATTTGGGAACGAAGGCAGAATATCCCCGCACGATATCCCAGCTTTTGCGTGCAGAAAATTCGATCACCACCATCTGTCCCACGCTCACTTTAAAGAGAACAAAATCGCAGCAAATAAGGCACCGGTACTCTGCCGCGGCGCATGCGCGTGAGTGAAACAAACATTTTACTCAACGTGCCCATGCTTCACGTCTCGTCTTATCCCCATCGCCAACACAATACGTACATGGGATGCATACACCGTATACAGTATACCAACATGTGTTTTTATAGTATCTAAGCGATTCACTTCGTGGGTCAGAATCTCATTACAAAAgaattttttccttttaacgctctaacaatttttttaatggtTCCCGTTAAGAATAACTTCTAAAGGTTATTCTCTCTAAGAcataattttctcttcttttcctttacAACACTATTCGAAAAAAACTATTAgctatgaaagaaaataaaaaaatagaaatcagaaaaaaaataaaataaaagaaatatagttGAGATGCTCTTATTAGGGCGCGTTTGATACTCGCCACAACTTACATCACATGCGAGGCGTGTTACACCTTCTGATAAGTATGTTTTGTTCAAcgttataattataatttacCAAATATTTGTAGTCTTTTGCTCTATATATTCTAGACTTATTTTCATACTAAATTCAATCATAAATAAAGTGATGTTTCTTCGCAATATTTTTATAACAAACGTACTTTATCTAaccttaattaaaataaaattagacACCAACCAAATAGACCTaacaaaaaatggaaaaaaaacacACGTCCTCTTACCCCCTATAATTGCCTTCTCACCGTTCTCCGCCCGCTCCGCCTGCCAAGTCATTATAAATAGCCCGTCTGCTTCCACCCCCTTCCCTCCCCTTCCCAGCCCTGTTCCCCTCCTCACCACGGACAAAAAATTGCTCTTTGTTTACAGCAACGCAGCGGCGCGAGTTGCGTCTCCGCCCCGAAGCTTCCGCCGTACAGGGACTCGCCCCCAAAATTTCCACCGGAGCCGAGGGAATCGGCGCCGATTTGGGGGCCGGATCGGTCGACCCGCGAGGTAAGGCGCTTCGATTTGGTGCTGGTTTCGGGTGATTCTGCTGTTTTAGTCTCGTTTTGGCGCGATTGACCGGTGGTGTGAAACGATCGGCGGTTTCTTTtgactagatttttttttgtgtagcGAGGAGTCCGTATCTAGGCGTCGATGTTTGTGGGAGTTGGCGCGTGAGATGGTATGATGCTAGCGATAGGGAGACGATTTGACGCGCCATGAAAGATGATGTGTGGTTGGGATTTTGATGTGTTTTGTAAATCGAGAGGCCCTGTATAATTACAGATAGATGTGCCTGTCCCATAAGCCATCTTGATTGTTTTctcccccaaaaaaaaaaaatgatagaacGCGATGTACTTAATTCTACGGCCAAAGTTTGCTCTGTTTGAAGTGAGCATATACTTTCCTCTTAGGGTATAGCGTTCCTTTTTGTGGTAGCTCttcaaatttatattttttcttagcTAGTATGCATTTGTGTGGAACCTCttcaaattttcaattttttctggTCCAATAATCTTTTTCACGTCTTCTGTATCTTCGACTGCTCCTTGTTCCATACTTTATAGCTTCCACTTAATTCTTTTGTGTTGttaaaatgacaaaaaaaaaattacttgcGTTGAAACTTGAAATGCATATCAACGATGAGATTTAGCATTAGCAATAGGAAACTTAATACTGCATTATAATCAGTGACTTCAGACTTACTAGAGTTTTATTTTCAATCCTTAGAGCCCTTAGATATGTAGTTTCTGTTTTGACATCTTGATTTCCATTGATTGAGGATGTACTAACTTCAAATAGATCGATATCGGTGCTTGGATATGTTTACGCCTCTCTGTTCTTGACTACTTCAAGTCTCCAATAGGACATGAAGCTACTCcaatcggatatgtggaagAGTTCTTCCAATTTCTACTACTGTGCCTTTTGAAGACCTGTCTTAGGCATACTTCAACATCATCGGATTTGTCCTCACAGCAAGGGAATGCAGTAGTTATGATACTTCTACACTAGACATCTGATGAATAATCGTTCCTTTAATGCAATTTTGGTTGGTCTATGCTGTTTGGTGGAGTCATGTTATTTTATGGAGACATGTGTTATTTGATAGTCATATATTCAGCTGGTTATGTGATGAGTTGATTAACTTTGTCCTCTTCAGGACTTAGATTTATACTACATTTGATGCCTTAGCACCTTGAATCTAACCTATATTGGtgctttatttatattttgaacCTTGAACCGGACATTATCATTTGTAGCCTGTTTTTAGGTTGTAGTGAATCTAGATAAATTAGATTGATTAAAATGGTCAGGAGAAGGGGACATGCTTAAAGGTTAGGCACTACCATTTATCTAACCACTCAGTTATTTAGAACTGGAAAGGATGAGGATAACTAATGTACACTAGAAAACTGCGTTTGTCTCCAGTTTTGCATGCTGAGGAAGTTAGTTTCTGATTATTATTTGCAAGATGAATCTTGTTTGAAAGAAATCCAAGCTAGATTGGCATTGATGTTGAAGTGAGGTGGATTTACCAACGAACAGAGGAAGGACAGAAGCACTTCCACTGGAGGATTATAGAAATGGCAGAGTTTGGGGCTTTGGGCTTATATTGCTTGGATCATATCTTTTTTCCAGTTACAATCCActcaatctttcttttttcctctcttttctcttgtATATTGTGTTTCCTGCTATGTAAAGTATAAATAACTTAGTTAGATTTGTTTTGTATATTAAGAATGTATGAAAAAGATTGGAAGGAATGATATGATATACAATGTGGTTGTAATTTATTTAACATTTGACTTCCTATTTTTCAGCAGTACAAATATTTAGTATTTACCGTTGTTTTTATTTTGGCTTTTTCCAAGGTAGATTGGTTATTTCACCtgttattatcctgagctcctttttttttatctttctgGCACTTAAAATGTTTTTTATAAATTCATGTAGAGCAAGTACTGCAAGCCTGCAATAGGAGAAAATGAGTACTGTAAACTCTATTCGATCTACATGTTTTCCAGCAAATGTTAAAATTTTCAAAGTAGATTTGTTGCTGGAAGGGCAAAAACATCAACATTGTTATTATTTTCTGAGTTTCTCGAACCACTATGATATTTTGAAATTCTATTTGCCATTATCATAGAGCATTTTGTGTCTTTTAGGTGCCATGTCCCTGATTTTAATAAGATTTCTTCCTTTGTTAGTTTATATCTATTATTTTATCAGTGTGAATGATAAGGACACTTCTCAAGTGTAAGAGTTGTATTCCATAGTCTACTTACCGGTGGTTTCATTTATCTGTCAAGTAAATGAGTTATCATTTGGATTGTGTACCAGTGGTTCCATTAGGTTAATATCTTGTAAGTGTGGTTCTTCCATATTTTCAGGGTGACCTCTGCAGTTTTATGAGTAGATGGATATTCTGGATTATTGTACTTTTGTGCTGATTTGTCTTGCTGTGCATCGTAATGCCCATTTGGAATtgtgttttgtttctttgattcaTGATTGTATCAAACAATGAAATATGGGATGAACTTGAATTATTTCAGTACTTCTGTAGTTACTTCCATGCTGTGATATTTGACACAACATATATCAGTAACCTGGTAATATTTGTGATGAA includes:
- the LOC133887034 gene encoding acyl-coenzyme A oxidase 4, peroxisomal-like: MAGNRATGGDGREEDSAMAGIPAMDLALAFPQATPASIFPPSASDYYQFDDLLTSEERSIRKKVRGIMEKEIAPIMAVYWEKAEFPFNAIPNLASLGVAGGTIKGYGCPGLSITASAVTTAEIARVDASCSTFILVHSSLAMVTIALCGSEAQKQKYLPSLAQLTTVGCWALTEPNHGSDASSLITTATKANGGWHIDGQKRWIGNSTFADVLVVLARNADTKQLNGFIVRRGAPGLKATKIENKIGLRMVQNGDIVFNKVFVPEEDRLPGVNSFQDISKVLAISRIMVAWQPIGISMGVFDVCHRYLKERKQFGVPLAAFQLNQEKLVRILGNIQSMLLVGWRLCKLYESGKMTPGHASLGKAWNSRMAREVVSLGRELLGGNGILTDFLVAKAFCDLEPIYSYEGTYDINSLVTGREITGIASFKPAALAKARL